One Gemmatimonadaceae bacterium DNA segment encodes these proteins:
- a CDS encoding TonB-dependent receptor yields the protein MLFATGSSLQAQSGTIAGRVTDARNAQALGDALVSVEGTLQATKTRGDGSYRLDLAAGQYVVRVNRIGYTPEQDTVVVTSGATATQDFTLSSAPTGLDEVVVTGTRATDRTVLEAPVPIDVLSAAEIRNTGAQETSQVIQMLAPSVNFPRPSVNDGTDHIRPATLRGLGPDQTLVLVNGKRRHTTSLVHVNQSVGRGSTSVDLNAIPVASIERIEILRDGAAAQYGSDAIAGVINVILKSEAQTSLSTTVGRTFSTFEGLGGSADYSDGQVFQIDGNLGRAIRGDGFVHLTGEFRNRDRTNRARVDTTVQCFSVTVGCAELPDGTAIYGNENQRQSWSGDSESRDLGFFLNGEIPLESGLRVYAFGGYGMRDGLAPGFFRRSSDDRTIRGLYPNGFLPLIGSDIRDGSASLGVRGNFGEWKWDLSGVYGANSFEFNIEQTANVSLGLASPTEFYAGALRLNQLVGNLDFARLFRGTGLGPVNVAVGAEARRDGYKLERGDENSFAVGTQRILDGPRAGGIAPPFTQVFPGFRPVDEADASRTNVGGYIDVEATPIQQLLLAVAGRVENYSDFGSTVDGKFAARLEIVPGLAIRGAVQSGFRAPSLGQSNFSSVATNFVNVGGVNTPFEIRTFAVGSPGATLLGATALTPEQSFNVSGGLTFRLRNNFSVSADYYDVKIDDRIVLSGNFIDASVRNLLANNGIPGVSGARYFTNAIDTRTKGLDVVVNYGIELGEAGLLRLTGGYNQNETDVRNVKATPPQLTAVSTALFDRVQRTLIERGQPKNSVRLTANHVFRNLTTNIHASRFGEFTVFQGATSGVADQTFGSQWVADLALSYKFANRLNLTVGANNVLDTYPDTLITANQTRGIYLFSGQSPGGFNGRYGYVRAAIDLPDLGSPLRRATKRAVAETAPRGTDERSAPSAFRRTERLSAVDDRRK from the coding sequence ATGCTTTTCGCAACTGGGTCTTCTCTGCAAGCTCAGTCGGGCACCATCGCCGGCCGCGTCACCGACGCGAGAAACGCTCAGGCGTTGGGTGACGCGCTCGTATCGGTGGAAGGCACGCTGCAGGCCACGAAAACGCGTGGGGATGGATCGTACCGGCTCGATCTGGCTGCGGGGCAGTATGTGGTTCGAGTGAATCGCATCGGCTACACGCCGGAGCAGGATACCGTTGTAGTCACATCGGGGGCGACAGCCACTCAGGATTTTACTCTTTCAAGTGCCCCCACCGGGCTGGATGAAGTTGTTGTCACGGGCACTCGAGCGACCGATCGTACTGTTCTCGAAGCACCGGTACCAATCGACGTACTGTCGGCTGCGGAAATCAGGAATACCGGCGCACAGGAAACGAGTCAGGTGATTCAGATGCTCGCGCCGTCGGTGAATTTCCCGCGGCCGTCGGTGAACGACGGTACGGATCACATCAGGCCGGCGACACTCCGCGGTCTGGGGCCGGACCAGACCCTCGTTCTCGTCAATGGCAAGCGGCGTCATACCACATCGCTTGTCCACGTCAACCAATCGGTGGGACGCGGCTCTACCAGCGTCGATCTTAACGCGATTCCGGTGGCCTCTATCGAACGCATCGAGATTCTGCGCGATGGCGCCGCTGCACAGTACGGATCCGACGCCATCGCGGGCGTCATCAACGTCATTCTGAAATCGGAAGCACAAACGTCGCTGTCCACAACTGTTGGCCGGACGTTTTCCACCTTCGAGGGCCTCGGCGGAAGCGCCGATTACTCTGACGGCCAGGTTTTTCAGATCGACGGCAATCTGGGCCGTGCGATTCGCGGAGACGGCTTCGTTCATCTGACTGGCGAGTTCAGGAACCGCGACCGTACCAACCGTGCACGCGTGGATACAACCGTTCAGTGTTTCAGCGTTACCGTCGGCTGCGCTGAGCTGCCTGATGGCACTGCGATCTATGGAAATGAAAATCAGCGGCAGAGCTGGTCGGGTGACTCCGAGTCGCGCGACCTCGGATTTTTCCTGAACGGTGAGATCCCGCTCGAATCGGGTCTCAGGGTTTATGCGTTTGGCGGCTACGGGATGCGCGATGGTCTTGCGCCCGGATTCTTCCGACGAAGCTCCGATGACAGAACGATTCGCGGCCTTTATCCGAACGGTTTTCTGCCCCTCATCGGTAGCGACATCAGGGATGGCTCGGCCTCCCTGGGAGTGCGTGGTAATTTCGGTGAATGGAAGTGGGATCTGAGCGGGGTTTACGGGGCGAATTCATTCGAGTTCAACATCGAGCAGACCGCCAACGTCTCACTGGGACTGGCGTCGCCGACCGAATTCTATGCTGGTGCGCTGCGGCTGAATCAACTGGTTGGCAATCTTGACTTCGCAAGATTGTTCAGAGGCACAGGGCTCGGACCAGTCAACGTCGCTGTCGGCGCGGAAGCGCGGCGCGATGGATACAAGCTGGAGCGCGGTGACGAAAATTCATTCGCGGTTGGAACCCAGCGCATTCTGGACGGACCGAGAGCGGGAGGCATAGCACCGCCGTTCACGCAGGTGTTTCCCGGATTCAGACCCGTTGACGAAGCGGATGCCTCTCGTACCAACGTCGGCGGATACATCGACGTCGAGGCCACGCCGATTCAGCAGCTGCTGCTGGCGGTTGCCGGACGCGTCGAAAACTACAGTGACTTTGGCTCCACCGTCGACGGGAAATTCGCTGCCCGGCTCGAGATTGTCCCGGGATTGGCGATTCGCGGCGCCGTACAGTCGGGGTTCCGCGCCCCTTCGCTTGGCCAGTCCAATTTTTCCTCGGTTGCGACGAACTTCGTGAACGTCGGCGGTGTCAACACACCGTTCGAGATTCGGACATTCGCTGTTGGGAGCCCCGGCGCAACCTTGCTCGGCGCAACGGCGCTGACGCCGGAGCAATCGTTCAACGTAAGCGGCGGCCTGACCTTCCGGCTTCGCAACAACTTCTCGGTCTCGGCTGACTATTACGATGTGAAAATCGACGACCGGATCGTGCTCTCCGGCAACTTCATCGACGCCTCGGTACGTAACCTCCTGGCGAACAACGGGATTCCCGGCGTAAGCGGTGCCCGCTATTTCACGAATGCCATCGATACCCGCACCAAGGGGCTCGACGTAGTCGTCAACTACGGCATCGAGCTCGGTGAGGCGGGACTGCTGAGACTCACCGGAGGCTACAACCAGAATGAGACCGACGTGAGGAACGTGAAGGCCACGCCGCCGCAATTGACGGCCGTCAGCACGGCGTTGTTCGACCGTGTTCAGCGCACTCTCATTGAAAGAGGCCAGCCGAAGAACAGCGTCCGCCTCACAGCAAATCACGTGTTTCGCAACCTGACCACAAATATTCATGCAAGCAGGTTCGGCGAGTTCACGGTATTCCAGGGGGCAACAAGTGGAGTTGCCGATCAGACTTTCGGTTCTCAGTGGGTCGCCGACCTTGCCCTGAGTTACAAGTTTGCCAATCGGCTGAATCTGACTGTGGGCGCAAACAACGTTCTCGACACCTATCCTGACACGCTCATCACGGCCAATCAGACGCGGGGCATTTATCTCTTCTCGGGGCAGTCACCCGGGGGATTCAATGGCCGATATGGCTACGTGAGAGCGGCGATTGACCTTCCAGATCTGGGGAGCCCGCTTCGTCGGGCGACAAAAAGGGCTGTTGCTGAAACCGCGCCGCGTGGTACCGACGAGCGGTCTGCACCATCCGCCTTCCGTCGTACGGAAAGATTGTCGGCGGTCGACGACCGGCGAAAGTAG
- a CDS encoding PhzF family phenazine biosynthesis protein, producing MPYQYHTADVFTDEAFGGNQLAVLPNAIGLSDEHMLSITREFNFSETVFVLPAEHPSHTRRLRIFTPGGELPFAGHPTVGAAFVLAVTGEIESAGADTRIVFEELAGPVRVLIRTTASGSVFCQLTAPRLPERRESVPGVDILASILSLAPGDIQSGGSMTVEAVSAGVPFLFVPLRNLAALGRARVRLDIWEKELSHTWAPEIYLFVEDLESAARDGVQRGDGVIRSRMFAPTMGITEDPATGGAAAALGGYLAWRSNRQDGLLKWTIHQGVEMGRPSRLEVETDIRGSAIQAVRVGGASVLVSSGVLHVP from the coding sequence ATGCCATACCAATACCATACGGCTGACGTCTTCACCGACGAAGCGTTCGGCGGCAACCAGCTGGCCGTCCTCCCCAACGCCATCGGGTTGAGTGACGAGCACATGTTGTCCATCACGCGAGAATTCAATTTCTCCGAAACAGTGTTCGTGTTACCGGCGGAGCATCCTTCACACACGCGACGGCTCCGGATTTTTACCCCGGGCGGCGAACTCCCTTTCGCAGGGCATCCAACGGTGGGAGCCGCATTTGTGCTGGCCGTCACCGGCGAGATCGAGTCTGCCGGTGCAGATACACGAATCGTGTTCGAAGAGCTGGCGGGCCCCGTCCGGGTACTGATCCGCACCACCGCGAGCGGCTCCGTTTTCTGTCAGTTGACGGCACCGCGGCTGCCTGAAAGAAGGGAGAGCGTTCCCGGTGTCGATATACTTGCGTCGATTCTCTCACTCGCGCCCGGCGACATCCAGAGCGGCGGATCCATGACGGTCGAGGCCGTGTCGGCCGGCGTCCCATTTCTGTTCGTCCCCTTACGGAACCTCGCTGCCCTTGGAAGGGCGCGCGTACGGCTCGACATCTGGGAGAAAGAGCTCAGCCACACCTGGGCTCCCGAGATCTATCTATTCGTCGAAGACCTCGAATCTGCCGCGCGCGATGGTGTCCAGCGCGGCGATGGCGTGATCAGGTCGCGCATGTTTGCGCCCACCATGGGGATCACGGAAGATCCGGCCACCGGTGGAGCGGCCGCTGCGCTCGGTGGCTACCTCGCGTGGCGATCCAACCGGCAGGACGGATTGCTGAAATGGACGATCCATCAAGGTGTCGAGATGGGAAGACCGAGCCGGCTTGAGGTGGAGACTGACATTCGCGGTAGTGCGATTCAAGCCGTCCGGGTCGGGGGTGCGTCGGTACTCGTGTCGTCAGGGGTGCTGCACGTCCCCTGA